One segment of Nostoc piscinale CENA21 DNA contains the following:
- a CDS encoding phage tail fiber protein, translating to MAEGQSEYLAHKELAILRGVAFEYPSGGLQLHLTKDVPSSTGAYTDITGTGYEPYSLLTTHWGNAANREIANIAELEFEVPTTAWDTPIGVALTDTDDNVWYFGTNEITKIINAGDPPYFDTGNLIISKALRKQYSSTWWANKRLNVLKGVSIAPPPFVKIVLLSSPPDNSDTIQEINVADYEFPMVPCNTSYWSAPSGRAIANSQVIEFPKPDVDLPEIAGFAIKDDADNVMWKAPLTRRAIYRKDKLFISPGNLIIKA from the coding sequence ATGGCTGAGGGACAATCAGAATATTTAGCACATAAAGAGCTTGCTATCCTTCGCGGCGTAGCTTTTGAGTATCCCAGCGGCGGATTGCAATTGCATCTTACCAAGGATGTACCAAGTTCCACAGGCGCATACACAGATATAACTGGCACTGGATACGAACCCTACTCTTTGTTAACAACTCACTGGGGAAATGCAGCAAACCGCGAAATTGCCAATATTGCTGAACTGGAATTTGAAGTACCTACAACCGCATGGGATACCCCCATAGGCGTAGCGTTGACGGATACCGACGATAATGTCTGGTATTTTGGCACAAATGAGATTACCAAGATTATCAATGCAGGTGATCCTCCTTATTTTGATACTGGCAATTTGATTATTTCTAAGGCACTCCGCAAACAGTATTCCTCAACTTGGTGGGCAAATAAGCGATTAAATGTCCTTAAGGGCGTAAGCATTGCTCCACCACCTTTTGTTAAAATTGTCCTTCTTTCTTCCCCGCCTGATAATAGCGACACCATCCAAGAAATCAATGTTGCTGATTACGAATTTCCGATGGTTCCTTGTAATACATCCTACTGGAGTGCGCCATCAGGCAGAGCGATCGCTAACTCTCAAGTTATCGAATTCCCTAAGCCAGATGTAGACCTACCAGAAATAGCTGGTTTTGCCATTAAAGACGATGCGGATAACGTGATGTGGAAAGCACCCCTCACTCGCCGCGCTATTTACCGCAAGGATAAATTGTTTATTTCGCCAGGAAATTTAATTATTAAAGCATGA
- a CDS encoding DUF4054 domain-containing protein, with translation MITPSDFLANYDEFQTLEESKIQAAINEAAVFCPADVWQDKRALAVSLVTAHILAMRWLQIGAIAASAVQNAKGKDANNRMDSDSWFTGTVWGQQYLQMRRGLPVSGFVI, from the coding sequence ATGATCACGCCATCAGACTTCCTCGCTAACTACGACGAATTCCAAACCCTGGAAGAATCCAAAATCCAAGCAGCAATTAACGAAGCGGCAGTTTTCTGCCCTGCTGATGTATGGCAAGATAAACGCGCACTGGCTGTATCTCTTGTGACCGCCCATATTTTAGCTATGCGGTGGCTACAAATAGGCGCGATTGCGGCAAGTGCTGTACAGAACGCCAAGGGTAAGGACGCAAACAACAGGATGGATTCTGATAGCTGGTTCACTGGTACTGTTTGGGGGCAACAGTATTTACAGATGCGGCGCGGACTTCCTGTTAGCGGATTTGTAATCTGA
- a CDS encoding major capsid family protein: MLRQVLDEGESAFLDQQLEYVRTQVYEKKIPEYKCRMHIPISREGGPGAETISHDMYSEVGMAKIINSYSDDWPRVDVVAKRVRVEVRPIGDSYGYNFQEIRSAAMAGRNLTDRKAMAAKRFIMKTENHLAYLGDPSSDIKGLLTYPTTPRVLSDIRITDSTVSNQTKLDRLNYWARVPWYLSEFEVTACLMTKADHGFLSSTSRSEQSDTFLMDLFRKANPNINFVDWCSQCEGAGINGSDIMIFFVRDPECVTLNVPSDFEQLPPDDSGKEVVIYCHERFAGVTMIQELSAVIVEGL, translated from the coding sequence ATGCTTAGACAAGTATTAGATGAAGGCGAAAGCGCCTTTCTAGACCAGCAATTAGAATATGTCCGCACTCAGGTTTATGAAAAGAAGATTCCTGAGTACAAATGCCGGATGCACATCCCCATTTCTCGTGAAGGTGGCCCCGGCGCGGAAACCATTTCTCATGATATGTATTCAGAAGTGGGGATGGCTAAAATCATCAATTCCTACTCTGATGATTGGCCTCGCGTGGACGTGGTAGCTAAACGGGTGCGAGTGGAAGTACGTCCGATTGGTGATAGCTACGGCTACAACTTCCAAGAAATTCGCTCAGCGGCAATGGCGGGGCGGAATCTAACTGACCGCAAGGCGATGGCGGCTAAACGGTTTATCATGAAAACTGAGAACCACCTTGCCTACCTTGGCGATCCTAGTTCTGATATTAAAGGACTCCTTACCTACCCCACAACCCCAAGAGTTTTAAGTGATATCAGGATTACAGATAGTACTGTATCCAATCAAACCAAGCTAGATCGCCTCAATTACTGGGCAAGAGTCCCTTGGTATTTGAGCGAGTTTGAAGTTACGGCTTGCCTCATGACCAAGGCAGATCATGGCTTCTTGAGCAGTACTTCGCGATCTGAACAGTCGGACACATTCTTGATGGATTTGTTCCGCAAAGCCAACCCTAATATCAATTTTGTTGATTGGTGTTCTCAATGTGAAGGTGCAGGGATTAACGGATCAGATATTATGATCTTCTTTGTGCGCGATCCTGAATGCGTAACCTTGAACGTTCCTAGTGATTTTGAGCAACTCCCTCCCGATGACAGTGGCAAAGAAGTTGTAATTTACTGCCATGAGCGGTTCGCTGGGGTAACGATGATTCAAGAGTTGAGTGCCGTGATTGTGGAGGGTCTGTAA
- a CDS encoding structural cement protein Gp24 has translation MQGSRRIPGGIATLINASNQVRQVNTVTVGTAANSTAYGLIIDGILIDYTSDATATATEIRDGLIAAVNLTGVGVAAIATGAGTFTLTGYPGASFDATILGGGSGYAIASTTAAANSSAIGFGLAVARATSDPENVGRLPTSDLQRFLGVTLHNHKQQLYNPSEGQYKAEYRHTEPMAVVQLGSVWVAVESAVTLDSSVYVRVSADGSLDKIGGFTGTSGSGVILLQGAKWITGGTEIAELLLNGTEIFVD, from the coding sequence ATGCAGGGTTCTCGCCGTATTCCTGGCGGAATTGCCACCCTTATTAATGCCTCAAACCAAGTAAGGCAGGTCAATACCGTAACTGTTGGCACAGCCGCCAATAGTACCGCCTACGGATTAATTATTGATGGCATCCTAATTGATTACACATCAGATGCTACAGCTACAGCTACAGAGATCCGCGATGGACTGATCGCCGCAGTTAATCTTACTGGGGTGGGAGTAGCCGCGATCGCCACAGGTGCAGGTACATTTACCCTTACTGGTTATCCTGGTGCTTCCTTCGATGCCACCATTCTTGGGGGTGGATCTGGTTACGCGATCGCCTCAACAACAGCCGCAGCTAATTCTTCTGCTATTGGTTTTGGTTTAGCAGTAGCTAGGGCAACATCTGATCCTGAAAATGTTGGCAGGCTACCCACCAGCGATCTCCAGAGATTCTTGGGCGTAACACTGCACAACCACAAGCAACAGCTTTACAACCCATCGGAGGGTCAATATAAAGCTGAGTATCGCCATACAGAACCAATGGCTGTAGTTCAACTAGGATCTGTTTGGGTAGCGGTGGAGTCTGCTGTAACACTAGACTCTAGTGTGTATGTGCGCGTATCCGCAGACGGTTCTTTAGACAAGATTGGCGGTTTTACTGGCACATCCGGTAGTGGTGTGATTCTTCTCCAAGGAGCTAAATGGATCACAGGTGGCACTGAAATAGCAGAACTGCTATTGAACGGAACAGAAATATTTGTAGACTAA
- a CDS encoding DUF2213 domain-containing protein encodes MEYRVDTGGINKYEITPEGYLRAWATIARIGVQTYYNADGTPRRELRPPEEVADPESLASFGLKPHTVDHPPEFLNSENTKLYQTGFTDSTVYYQQGFVNVAISVTDAKAIDEIASGRKRELSAGYTCELDFTPGVWRGQNYDAIQRRIRGNHVSSIEVGRAGPNVKIHIDEMPWVSRPLKKKAFIAKLDNHETAMTVEAKEKIDEQTKDTPPRKTESREDVQARRIKELEARIDDRDSTVNQLREELSTTKTELTQAKTDAATAKSDLEHHKATYDSAIASEVTARIDAWQKAKPFLPKALAQSPDPKMTADEIKRAAVENDNPGVKLDGYNSDRIDGMFEFMLHSKKPKADKTKGIMKAVENAFNAGDAKASRSKAMCDDDKAWMTTN; translated from the coding sequence ATGGAATACAGAGTAGATACTGGAGGAATAAATAAATATGAAATAACGCCCGAAGGATATTTGAGGGCATGGGCGACAATCGCTCGGATTGGCGTACAGACTTACTATAACGCCGACGGTACGCCTCGGCGAGAGCTGCGCCCTCCCGAAGAGGTAGCAGATCCAGAAAGTCTGGCCAGTTTCGGATTAAAGCCGCATACCGTCGATCACCCTCCAGAATTTTTAAACAGTGAAAATACAAAACTTTACCAAACCGGATTCACAGATTCCACCGTTTATTACCAACAAGGTTTTGTTAATGTCGCAATTAGCGTAACCGACGCTAAGGCAATTGATGAAATAGCTAGTGGTAGGAAACGGGAATTATCAGCCGGATATACTTGCGAATTAGATTTTACTCCTGGAGTATGGCGCGGTCAAAATTACGATGCCATTCAAAGAAGAATTAGAGGTAATCACGTTTCTTCGATAGAGGTAGGGAGGGCAGGCCCGAATGTAAAAATACACATTGATGAAATGCCTTGGGTTAGTCGCCCCCTCAAGAAAAAAGCTTTTATTGCCAAACTAGATAACCATGAAACAGCTATGACTGTAGAAGCAAAAGAAAAAATAGACGAACAAACCAAAGATACACCTCCCCGAAAAACTGAGAGCCGGGAAGATGTACAGGCGCGGAGAATCAAGGAGCTAGAAGCCCGAATTGACGATCGCGACAGCACGGTTAATCAATTGAGGGAAGAATTATCAACCACTAAGACCGAGTTAACCCAAGCAAAGACTGATGCGGCAACAGCCAAGTCTGACCTTGAACATCACAAAGCAACTTACGATAGCGCGATCGCCTCGGAAGTAACCGCTAGGATTGACGCTTGGCAAAAAGCGAAACCATTCTTACCCAAAGCATTAGCACAGTCCCCAGATCCCAAAATGACTGCCGACGAGATTAAGCGTGCGGCTGTTGAAAATGATAACCCTGGTGTCAAATTGGACGGCTACAACAGCGATCGCATAGATGGCATGTTTGAGTTTATGCTGCACTCCAAAAAACCCAAAGCCGATAAAACTAAGGGAATCATGAAAGCTGTTGAGAATGCTTTCAATGCTGGAGATGCTAAAGCTTCTCGTAGTAAGGCGATGTGTGATGATGACAAAGCTTGGATGACGACAAATTAG
- a CDS encoding helix-turn-helix domain-containing protein, with translation MYNPEVYFPLSLSNQKARKLYAIAKRRGCTMVDLIKDIVEDYVNDVQLIGVNLQIPILNKNQVTPRRIIGERISMFRQVNGFTQMELGKAVGLDRRTISGIELGSRRLDVVEAIAIAQVLGVELKEILEVC, from the coding sequence ATGTATAACCCAGAGGTGTATTTTCCCTTGAGTTTAAGCAATCAAAAAGCGAGAAAATTATACGCGATCGCCAAACGCAGGGGATGCACAATGGTTGATTTAATTAAGGATATTGTCGAAGATTATGTTAATGATGTTCAGTTAATTGGGGTGAATTTGCAAATACCAATCCTGAACAAAAATCAAGTTACTCCAAGAAGAATTATTGGTGAGAGAATATCGATGTTTCGCCAAGTAAATGGTTTTACTCAAATGGAATTAGGTAAAGCTGTCGGATTAGATAGAAGGACAATTTCTGGGATTGAATTAGGATCGCGCCGGCTGGATGTTGTAGAGGCGATCGCGATCGCGCAAGTTCTTGGGGTAGAGTTGAAAGAGATACTGGAGGTTTGTTGA
- a CDS encoding type II toxin-antitoxin system HicB family antitoxin: MQYSIVIEKGKTSYGAWVKELPGCVAVAKTEEEVKKH; the protein is encoded by the coding sequence ATGCAGTATTCAATCGTAATCGAAAAAGGTAAAACTAGTTATGGCGCTTGGGTAAAAGAGTTGCCTGGATGTGTAGCTGTAGCTAAAACAGAAGAAGAAGTTAAGAAGCATTGA
- a CDS encoding tape measure protein: MVTPIKKVADLRQILLQQINPEDLAFRIPIFSKVDPQVQQDAKELLQIAPSQLRQQIQELSKYFSASTKQARTANNSQGLREVLDGIAEARKVYASALAQDLDKETRNILQSAIARLGKQRIAAQSSLTTLDAQSLNTRANANTFGSQSVGNLQFSFPATPQVDLSFKTAQNKQQERIKKLQSSGANVTQNINQLVNQVNHQVSQGIINADAALERLATLARTAQQQQDKAAARANAATIKSSEASFRQAQQALKQLEAKVNQQVAEIEQRTRYNQQQQQLKQRDRLRSYGIDQTAPVDIVEQRPQRRPFSIGKVFNQLRSEVQDFRTSGARKQAQALGQQSQAILVDLDSQIAIGKASLKESQLLQKQIAENEKRIQQIIGKVKAAKEGRTPALTPGDLQRFSGQLQQLGAQVDADRLRVAELDPNIQAAKRLQPVASRLRGTSSGAGAIASQNTISNEDLTRLNEFNRQTKESLKLLGQTPAGGGFFADLNLKMPGLLKNTFNLVKGFLAFQTISFVQQLLSQIGQEAFQTSMRFEQLEKSLNFATGGQGAESLAFVRKEVERLSLPLESSIKGFTGLAAAARGTALEGGKTEKIFTAIAQSARVYNLTSEQTEGALLAVQQMISKGSVQAEELRGQLGERLPGAFQIFARGMGVTTAELSKLLEQGKVGLDDLSKFADQLKTETAGGVNEATKTAAASLQRLQNSFTDFNRQIGDAITPAVVTVFDGLSASMDWTQKNAKLVKAALAAIALTVTVALIPSITALGTAVWTLATATFPAAASAMLAVVAANPVLIASLAALTVGMLVAEDGAKALASALTGVSEAQVQQIDADAMTDSKYNKAIAQLSKQVPIAKEQVDELTQGLADQERRGVLTSKSAQLLTNQLLKAQVQAEETAEAQAKLNKQLAESEVAFKKTKLAAELYATENTKNVAQIKARGLLGEDAIRDREYQAEQQQNINLSNVYSARIANIKNLLSESERLQKSGKKGLDAKEEIKLNEELISIQKEFNQSQANLANADFNRIKEIRDRRIKDFEEYQSIAENQQKAGLITEEKLLQERLDIQQQKGEEQLQDIAQRRAKLDASDKEGLEALAVEESAAQAQIREAQKTAFDQRIALSQKRADEEVAIAQASRSKGLITEAQFNQQQYEIRTKYLDDQLTVLKARSATISKTDIDAQRDIQAKEAQILQQRTDARKAFLDAQLQLLERQQQKATDLATLAAKDREIELQKLVNARVLNREDIQVETLKITRTGIEKELELERQKQQQLQSFPKYDDPVAEEERQTKIRTSRIRTSDLQLQLLQNEKSQQEAVYAALSKQLERATQAIANRATIATQSFNKELLANSALEKSLSLQNQLLDAQKSLRSALGSYVDAEFQILQETAKSEREKKNLAETQASIKLQAARQQAELDKQSLELQIQQNEAAQKRLEIENAIAQIKNRADIATKQAEAAKVASDPNATPEQKQAAQLQVVAAQVEGEGLQQQAGFLAQQRTVNDQVNQMRRRTQDAQSTADVTRAEFEAANAIRDPRNRRRRLRELSERARYRITGTTERGESLTRLDEFNRAGRGDALTPLQAYRASQVQNQVLPALPTLELPKLVPALDNTANNLGTAVDSLVKLVNQKLSTPNSVTIATPINNYFPVTSNPKDAANAATQATRKELYDLGVLIKRS; this comes from the coding sequence GTGGTTACTCCAATAAAAAAAGTTGCAGACTTACGACAAATACTTTTACAGCAAATCAACCCAGAAGATTTAGCGTTTAGAATCCCCATCTTTTCTAAGGTAGATCCACAAGTCCAACAGGATGCTAAAGAGCTTTTACAAATTGCGCCATCACAACTAAGACAACAGATTCAAGAGCTTTCAAAATATTTTAGCGCCAGCACCAAGCAAGCGCGTACTGCCAATAATTCTCAAGGACTTAGAGAGGTTTTGGATGGTATTGCAGAGGCGAGAAAAGTTTACGCATCCGCCTTAGCCCAGGACTTGGATAAAGAAACTCGTAATATATTGCAGTCCGCGATCGCTAGACTCGGCAAACAGCGCATCGCCGCCCAATCAAGCCTGACTACCCTTGATGCTCAATCCTTAAACACTAGGGCTAACGCAAATACTTTCGGCTCTCAATCAGTAGGAAATCTGCAATTTTCGTTCCCCGCAACACCCCAGGTTGATTTGTCTTTTAAAACTGCTCAAAATAAGCAACAAGAGCGAATTAAAAAACTACAATCATCTGGTGCGAATGTAACGCAAAACATTAATCAATTAGTTAACCAAGTTAACCATCAAGTATCTCAAGGAATTATTAACGCTGATGCTGCCCTAGAAAGATTAGCAACACTCGCCCGTACCGCACAACAGCAACAAGATAAGGCTGCTGCCCGTGCTAATGCCGCAACTATTAAAAGCTCCGAAGCGTCATTCAGGCAAGCACAACAGGCGCTTAAGCAGTTAGAGGCTAAGGTGAATCAACAGGTCGCCGAAATTGAGCAACGTACTCGTTACAATCAGCAACAGCAACAATTAAAACAGCGCGATCGCCTCCGCTCCTACGGTATTGACCAAACTGCGCCCGTTGATATTGTTGAGCAACGCCCACAGCGTCGACCATTTAGCATAGGTAAGGTATTTAACCAGCTACGTAGCGAGGTTCAAGATTTCCGAACATCCGGCGCAAGGAAGCAAGCACAGGCATTAGGGCAGCAATCACAAGCCATTCTGGTAGACCTAGATTCACAAATCGCTATCGGTAAAGCCTCTCTCAAGGAATCTCAGCTTTTACAAAAACAGATCGCCGAGAACGAAAAACGCATCCAGCAAATTATCGGTAAAGTCAAAGCAGCCAAAGAAGGACGCACCCCAGCTTTAACCCCTGGTGACTTACAACGTTTTTCAGGGCAGTTGCAACAACTTGGCGCTCAAGTTGACGCGGATAGATTAAGAGTTGCGGAACTCGACCCCAATATTCAAGCAGCGAAAAGATTGCAACCAGTAGCCAGCCGATTGCGAGGGACTTCTAGTGGTGCAGGTGCGATCGCTTCTCAAAACACTATTTCTAATGAAGATTTAACGCGCCTTAATGAATTCAACCGTCAAACCAAGGAGTCTTTGAAGCTTCTGGGGCAAACCCCCGCAGGTGGTGGATTCTTCGCAGACTTGAATCTAAAAATGCCTGGGCTGCTGAAAAATACATTTAATTTAGTCAAAGGTTTTTTAGCGTTTCAAACGATCTCATTTGTTCAACAACTTCTTTCACAAATCGGGCAGGAAGCTTTTCAAACCTCAATGCGGTTTGAGCAACTAGAGAAATCTTTAAACTTTGCTACAGGTGGGCAGGGTGCAGAAAGTTTAGCTTTTGTTCGCAAAGAAGTAGAACGCCTATCTCTACCTCTAGAATCCTCAATCAAAGGATTTACAGGACTCGCAGCAGCAGCCCGTGGTACCGCCCTGGAAGGTGGAAAAACAGAAAAAATCTTCACCGCGATCGCGCAGTCCGCCCGTGTCTATAATCTGACTTCTGAACAAACAGAAGGCGCACTTTTAGCAGTGCAGCAGATGATTTCTAAGGGGAGTGTCCAAGCTGAAGAATTGCGAGGACAACTTGGTGAACGACTCCCTGGCGCATTTCAAATCTTCGCCCGTGGTATGGGTGTAACCACAGCAGAATTAAGCAAGCTACTAGAACAAGGCAAAGTCGGATTAGACGATTTATCTAAGTTTGCAGATCAACTTAAAACAGAAACCGCAGGTGGTGTCAACGAAGCAACTAAAACAGCGGCCGCCTCCCTGCAACGTTTACAAAATTCTTTTACAGACTTCAACCGCCAAATCGGTGATGCCATCACTCCCGCAGTTGTAACAGTATTTGATGGGCTTTCTGCATCAATGGACTGGACACAGAAGAATGCCAAACTGGTTAAAGCCGCTCTTGCCGCGATCGCACTCACCGTTACAGTCGCCCTAATCCCCAGTATCACCGCCCTTGGTACAGCAGTCTGGACACTTGCCACCGCAACATTCCCTGCTGCCGCCTCAGCAATGTTAGCTGTAGTAGCTGCCAACCCTGTATTAATTGCTTCCCTTGCTGCACTAACCGTAGGTATGCTGGTAGCTGAAGATGGAGCTAAAGCCCTAGCCTCCGCCCTAACTGGTGTAAGTGAAGCGCAAGTCCAGCAAATTGATGCTGATGCGATGACAGATAGCAAATACAATAAGGCGATCGCCCAACTCAGTAAGCAAGTTCCTATAGCTAAAGAACAGGTTGATGAACTTACCCAAGGATTAGCAGATCAAGAGCGTCGCGGTGTTCTTACTTCTAAATCCGCTCAACTACTAACCAACCAACTTCTCAAAGCCCAAGTCCAAGCCGAAGAGACGGCCGAAGCTCAAGCAAAGCTTAATAAACAACTAGCCGAATCAGAAGTTGCTTTCAAGAAAACCAAACTTGCCGCTGAACTTTACGCCACTGAAAACACTAAAAATGTTGCTCAAATTAAGGCTAGGGGATTACTTGGTGAAGATGCGATCCGAGATAGAGAATACCAAGCAGAACAGCAGCAAAATATAAATTTATCTAACGTATATTCTGCCCGAATTGCTAACATCAAGAATCTATTATCTGAATCGGAACGCCTACAAAAATCAGGTAAAAAAGGATTAGATGCCAAAGAGGAAATCAAGCTAAATGAAGAGCTAATCTCTATCCAAAAAGAATTCAATCAATCTCAAGCTAATTTAGCTAATGCCGATTTTAACCGTATCAAAGAAATACGCGATCGCCGCATTAAAGATTTTGAGGAATACCAATCAATTGCCGAAAATCAGCAAAAAGCGGGTTTGATAACCGAAGAGAAACTACTACAAGAACGCCTTGATATTCAACAACAAAAAGGCGAAGAACAGCTACAAGATATTGCCCAGCGTCGTGCCAAGTTAGACGCATCTGACAAGGAAGGATTAGAAGCTTTAGCGGTAGAAGAATCCGCCGCCCAAGCACAAATTAGAGAAGCGCAAAAAACAGCCTTTGATCAAAGAATTGCCCTTAGTCAAAAACGTGCAGATGAAGAGGTGGCGATCGCTCAAGCTTCCCGATCCAAGGGATTAATTACAGAAGCTCAATTCAACCAGCAGCAATACGAAATCAGGACTAAATATTTAGATGACCAACTCACGGTCTTAAAAGCCCGTTCCGCTACCATTTCTAAAACAGATATCGACGCACAGCGCGATATCCAAGCCAAGGAAGCACAGATATTACAGCAACGTACTGACGCTAGAAAAGCTTTTCTTGACGCTCAACTGCAACTATTGGAGCGCCAACAGCAAAAAGCGACTGATTTAGCAACCCTCGCCGCTAAAGACCGCGAAATTGAATTGCAAAAATTAGTCAATGCTCGTGTATTAAATAGAGAAGATATTCAAGTTGAAACTCTCAAAATTACTCGTACAGGCATTGAAAAAGAACTTGAATTAGAACGCCAAAAGCAACAACAATTACAATCATTTCCTAAATATGATGACCCTGTAGCCGAAGAAGAACGCCAAACCAAAATTCGCACTTCCCGTATCCGCACCAGCGACCTGCAATTACAGCTACTGCAAAATGAAAAGTCTCAGCAGGAGGCGGTTTACGCCGCGCTTAGCAAACAGCTAGAACGCGCCACTCAGGCGATCGCTAACCGCGCCACCATTGCTACTCAGTCATTCAACAAAGAACTACTTGCTAATTCTGCCCTAGAAAAATCACTTTCCCTACAAAATCAACTTTTAGACGCACAAAAATCGCTCCGTTCTGCCTTGGGTAGCTACGTTGATGCTGAGTTCCAAATTCTCCAAGAAACCGCCAAATCAGAACGTGAGAAGAAAAATCTAGCTGAAACACAAGCTAGTATCAAGCTACAAGCCGCAAGGCAACAAGCCGAACTTGACAAGCAATCCTTGGAGTTACAAATTCAACAAAACGAAGCAGCCCAGAAACGACTGGAAATAGAAAACGCGATCGCGCAAATCAAAAACCGTGCTGATATTGCGACCAAGCAAGCTGAAGCAGCTAAGGTTGCATCCGACCCCAACGCTACCCCAGAGCAAAAACAAGCGGCCCAGTTGCAAGTGGTAGCAGCCCAAGTAGAAGGTGAAGGCTTGCAGCAGCAAGCCGGATTTTTAGCGCAACAGCGTACTGTAAACGACCAAGTAAATCAAATGCGTCGCCGTACCCAAGACGCACAATCAACCGCAGACGTTACCCGTGCTGAATTTGAAGCGGCCAACGCTATCAGAGATCCCAGGAATCGCCGCCGCCGACTCAGAGAATTATCAGAACGTGCAAGATATAGAATCACTGGTACAACAGAGCGTGGCGAATCATTGACCAGACTGGACGAATTTAACCGCGCAGGGCGTGGTGATGCACTGACTCCACTGCAAGCCTACCGCGCATCCCAAGTACAAAATCAAGTACTACCCGCATTACCTACGCTGGAATTACCAAAACTTGTCCCCGCACTTGACAACACTGCGAATAACTTAGGTACAGCCGTTGATTCCTTAGTGAAGCTTGTCAATCAAAAGCTATCAACACCCAACAGCGTGACTATTGCCACCCCAATTAATAACTACTTCCCAGTCACATCTAACCCCAAGGATGCGGCTAACGCTGCAACGCAGGCGACTAGGAAGGAACTGTATGATTTGGGTGTTCTAATAAAGAGAAGTTAG